From the genome of Malus sylvestris chromosome 13, drMalSylv7.2, whole genome shotgun sequence:
acctctctggttttgtgcatcaacataactcattttgataaaattctgacgaagttgactaaaatgaccatagctacatgttttgataagttgagtgACCAATGGTaattaatttttagttgagcgaccattgctccaatttaattaaagttaagggatcattgctacaatttactcttattttttacatctcatttggagatgctctaaagaagtttataacattataCCTGTATTCAATTGTGAATTGATCCTTTTAAATAATTACAAAAAGGGGAGGAATTAGAGAGAATTGAAGAGTTTTCGTAGCATATTTTAACATTTACAAATCTCACATATTCTCATGAGATTTCAAGagaattaaatcaaaattctagaatttttacaaattaattaaacttcgtcaaaattcatggatttataaatccactaaaatctatcaaaattCCAATCGGATACATACTTTAAGAAAAATTAGGtgtaaaaatttctaaaaatctAGGTGTATTAGATTGAGATTATAGATActtttaaaagaataaaaataaagtgataaaattaaaaaggaaataattcaagTTCTTCACAACCCACAAACGATAATCGATAGTAAAAATCCCCAAAGTTTTTTAGCAAAACAATTCGAAAACAATTCGAATTGGCAAAGCAGAAAATACTAAGAAGAACTGATCCATTCATTCTTTCTCAGGCTGCTTGCCGTTAGTTCCAGTAACGCCATCCACAGGAGGCAACGTCTGCACAAAAATGCACAGCTTCATGAAACCCTAATACTAGAAGAGAGAGCAAGAAAAACAAACGAATATTGTGCCTCAGCGAAGGGAGTGAAACATTTCGTCGAACACCTTGCGTGCAAACATTCAGGGTGAAAGTGTAGAACACAAATTAGAGGCATATATCATTGGTTTCGTAATTAATCAACCAGGAATGTGTTTCCGTGTGTGAGAGAGTGACAGAGGATGAGAGAGTCAAAGAGGAGAGAGATCGTACAAGATCAGGCTTGTAGAGATTGTGGACAACGGATGCCCCGGcgagaagagaaagtacaacGACGACGGAGGACCAAGCCAGCGACGGAGTGCCCGTCGGCGGCCTCCCTCCCCCAAATTTCCGATTCATCCCCAGACCAAAACAACACAGTCGGCGGCGCGGCCTACAGTTGAGATTCCGACCCtggttttttctctctctttttttcctgTAATTAAATTCCCGCCCACGATTTTTTGTTTCCTTAGAACGCACGCGGTGTTCTCTCAATGGGCTTCAAGCGAACTTCATTTTCCTCCTTGGTATCCCCAGGCCCTATAACATTTGTTGTATGGCCCATGCAACCAAAAAGAAGAATAATTTTGTTGGTTTACTTTCTCCTCTACTTCTCGGTTAAAATCGAACTGTAGATGACCATAATTTTCTTCGACAATGGAGTATAGGAGAACGAGACTGATATTGGATTGCAGTTAGACAACTAGATTAATTGGTGACATAGACAACTAGATTAATTGGTGACatagaaacaaacagtttcgaACTTTCAATTATCAAGTAACCTTGCAGgatcgttaaaaaaaaataagactATGAGAATGCTTAAATGAgaagtgttgatgcacaaaaccggatgggtcttggaacaacgtaaatttgaccgtaaatctgcaagaaatgtaaataacacaagatgtatcgtggttcaccccaaggtttgggctacgtccacactgatattgtatttatgagagagagagctctgaatatgagagtgagagctttgagggGATGAgaaggcttaagaaatggcTTCTGGAAGTGAGCAggctcccctaattgtgagggtgaggggtccttatatagaataagagctccttatttattacatatttgtccattcctttattacaaaattacatttaagtcccccgattatttatacgagatctaaatacggaggccctaagtatggtataaacagtagtcccccaagtgttcagtcaagagagtcttttggctggagacttgaaattcaatccatgtgtgggccgaagtaactagatgtcgtcttaaactgatacttgatatgaggcggtgttcaaagagaaatgatgctcaactagaagtagcacatctTGCGAGGCTTCTCGACTTGtgacttatgttgccttggttggctcggcttgtggcgttgaaggtgagggagtctcttttatagaataagggctcgctccttattacagaaaatgatgggctagagttgatcttcgcagcgaggcggttgctcgaCAGGCagcgatactctctaatgatggtgagggagtcccttttatagaacaacggctcgctcctcaatacatgaataattggTGCTCTCAAATGAAAGTGAgagagtcctttttataaaataagggctcgctcctcaatacatgaataatgggctaagtcccccaagtattttttatgatgcccaatatatggtacatagtgtagtcccctaagtcttcggtcaatatagtatgttggctggagacttcaaattgaatctatGTATGGGcggaagtggcggttgttcggaggcggtatttgtataccctgcactgaagctttgtaggtgaagctttgcaagtgaagttttGCAGTTggagtttttgtaaatgaagcttttgaagttaaagctctgtaaatgaagcttttgaagctagagcttttgtaaatgaagcttgtaaagctagagctctgtaaatgaaacttttgaagctagagctctgtaaatgaagcttttgaagttgattgctTTTGTAAATgtagcttttgaagctgattgctTTTGTAAATgtagcttttgaagctagagctctgtaaatgaagcttttgaagctagagctctgtaaatgaagcttttgaagctgattgacatgagtgatgctcatgaatgtttatgttgattgacatgagtgatgctcatgaatgtttatgttgattgacataagcaatgctcatggatgttaacatgagtgatgctcatggatgttgacatgagcgatgctcatggatgttgacatgagcgatgctcatgaatgtttatgtgtgattgacatgagtaatgctcatgtataatttgaagtactgggcatacttttgatcacctggttggtgataatagaaggTCTGGCtctttttgggcatatgggcctttgcccttcacacaacattccagcccatttattttgggctttgccgttttttttttaccctctgatggggtttatacagatgtctccgaaagataagaaaaataaattacatca
Proteins encoded in this window:
- the LOC126596699 gene encoding uncharacterized protein LOC126596699: SPLREHRVRSKETKNRGREFNYRKKRERKNQGRNLNCRPRRRLCCFGLGMNRKFGGGRPPTGTPSLAWSSVVVVLSLLAGASVVHNLYKPDLTLPPVDGVTGTNGKQPEKE